One genomic window of Streptomyces sp. NBC_01276 includes the following:
- a CDS encoding ABC transporter permease, with protein sequence MNRQLAGTGALLRLALRRDRVMMPVWVLVTGLLVVSMPGSLEKVYGTAAERAELASSMNANGSMRALYGPVFGDSLGALTSWRMGVYGAVLAAVMSLIVVIRHTREEEETGRQEMLSAAMVGRRAPLTAALLAALVANACVVLLVAGGLAGQGGPGALALGLAIGGAGLLFAGIAAIAAQLTESARAAKGLTSAVLGAAFVLKAAGDAGTPDGASALTWISPLGWVENARAFAAERWWVLLLLVAGVALTTGAAYLLSGHRDLGMSFLPARPGPAEGRLGTAGALAWRLQRGSLIGWGAAFLVAGLVFGGMADGAADVVGGNEKTRQIIERMGGQSGLTDAFLAAMAGLLGMIAALYVVSSVLRLNGEESAQRAEPLLSNAVGRLRWAGGHLAVAFGGSAVILLLAGLGLGLGHGRDIGTAVGACLAQLPAVWLLGALAALLHGALPKYAVAGWAVAGVALALGWIGPALDLPQSVMNVSPFTHLPKLPGPESLDWAPLLTLTVLAGALVAAGLGALRRRDLTA encoded by the coding sequence ATGAACCGACAACTGGCGGGCACCGGCGCGCTGCTCCGGCTGGCCCTGCGCCGCGACCGCGTGATGATGCCGGTGTGGGTCCTCGTCACCGGCCTGCTGGTGGTGAGCATGCCCGGTTCACTCGAAAAGGTGTACGGCACCGCCGCCGAACGCGCCGAGCTCGCTTCCTCGATGAACGCCAACGGCTCCATGCGCGCCCTGTACGGGCCGGTCTTCGGCGACTCCCTCGGCGCGCTGACCTCCTGGCGCATGGGGGTCTACGGCGCCGTCCTCGCCGCCGTGATGAGCCTGATCGTCGTCATCCGGCACACCCGCGAGGAGGAGGAGACGGGCCGCCAGGAAATGCTGTCCGCCGCCATGGTGGGCCGCCGGGCCCCGCTGACCGCGGCGCTGCTCGCCGCCCTCGTCGCCAACGCGTGTGTCGTCCTGCTCGTCGCGGGCGGACTCGCCGGGCAGGGCGGGCCCGGCGCCCTCGCGCTGGGCCTGGCCATCGGCGGCGCCGGTCTGCTGTTCGCGGGGATCGCGGCCATCGCCGCCCAGCTCACCGAGAGCGCCCGCGCCGCCAAGGGACTCACCTCCGCCGTCCTGGGCGCCGCCTTCGTGCTGAAGGCCGCCGGCGACGCCGGTACGCCGGACGGCGCGTCCGCCCTGACCTGGATCTCCCCGCTCGGCTGGGTGGAGAACGCCCGCGCCTTCGCCGCCGAACGCTGGTGGGTGCTCCTCCTGCTCGTCGCCGGGGTGGCGCTCACGACGGGGGCCGCCTACCTGCTCTCGGGCCACCGCGACCTGGGCATGAGCTTCCTGCCCGCCCGTCCCGGACCGGCCGAGGGCCGGCTCGGCACGGCCGGGGCCCTGGCCTGGCGGCTCCAGCGCGGCAGCCTCATCGGCTGGGGCGCCGCCTTCCTCGTCGCCGGGCTCGTCTTCGGCGGGATGGCGGACGGCGCCGCCGATGTGGTCGGCGGCAACGAGAAGACCCGTCAGATCATCGAGCGCATGGGCGGGCAGAGCGGGCTCACCGACGCCTTCCTCGCCGCGATGGCCGGACTGCTCGGCATGATCGCCGCGCTCTACGTGGTCTCCTCCGTGCTGCGCCTGAACGGCGAGGAGAGCGCGCAGCGCGCCGAACCGCTGCTCTCGAACGCCGTCGGGCGACTGCGCTGGGCCGGCGGTCACCTCGCCGTCGCGTTCGGCGGCTCGGCCGTGATCCTGCTGCTGGCCGGGCTCGGACTGGGCCTCGGGCACGGCCGGGACATCGGTACGGCCGTGGGTGCCTGCCTCGCGCAGCTCCCGGCGGTGTGGCTGCTCGGCGCCCTGGCCGCCCTGCTGCACGGCGCGCTCCCGAAGTACGCGGTCGCGGGCTGGGCCGTCGCCGGAGTCGCGCTGGCCCTCGGCTGGATCGGCCCGGCGCTCGACCTCCCCCAGTCGGTCATGAACGTCTCGCCCTTCACCCACCTGCCCAAGCTCCCCGGGCCGGAGTCCCTCGACTGGGCTCCGCTGCTGACCCTGACCGTCCTCGCGGGGGCGCTGGTCGCGGCAGGACTGGGCGCGCTGCGGCGCCGGGACCTGACGGCGTAG
- a CDS encoding cytochrome P450 — translation MGFDPWDAEFVADPYPAYRELRAQGRAVWSQATGQWLVPHYADVSALLRDRRLGRTYLHRFSHEEFGRQAPPPEHEPFHVLNGNGLLDLEDPAHARVRRLVAKAFTPRTVERLAPAVERLARELADGLRRAGGGDLLTAVAEPLPVAVIAELLGVPEADRGLLRPWSADICGMFELRPDPETARRAVTASVEFSAYLRELIGERRRRPGADLISGLIAAHDEEGRLSEQEMISTCVLLLNAGHEATVNTTVNGWWALFRNPEQLARLRADPGAVDPEKLSTAVDELMRFDTPLQMFERWVLDDILIGDTPIPRGSEVALLFGSANRDPARFENPDVLDLSRGDNPHLTFGAGIHYCLGAPLARLELAASFGALLDPALPPLRLVREPQWGDGYVIRGLRELIVEF, via the coding sequence ATGGGCTTTGATCCGTGGGATGCCGAGTTCGTCGCCGATCCTTACCCCGCCTACCGGGAACTGCGGGCGCAGGGGCGGGCCGTGTGGTCGCAGGCGACCGGGCAGTGGCTGGTGCCGCACTACGCCGATGTGAGCGCCCTGTTGCGGGACCGACGGCTGGGGCGGACCTACCTGCACCGCTTCAGCCACGAGGAGTTCGGCCGACAGGCGCCGCCGCCGGAGCACGAGCCCTTCCACGTGCTCAACGGGAACGGCCTGTTGGACCTGGAGGATCCCGCGCACGCGCGCGTGCGACGGCTGGTGGCGAAGGCTTTCACCCCGCGCACCGTGGAGCGGCTCGCGCCCGCGGTGGAGCGGCTGGCCCGGGAGTTGGCGGACGGGCTGCGCCGGGCGGGGGGCGGGGACCTGCTGACCGCCGTCGCCGAGCCGCTGCCGGTGGCGGTGATCGCGGAGCTGCTGGGTGTCCCGGAGGCGGACCGGGGGCTGTTGCGGCCCTGGTCGGCGGACATCTGCGGGATGTTCGAGCTCCGGCCGGACCCGGAGACGGCCCGGCGTGCGGTGACCGCGAGCGTGGAGTTCAGCGCGTACCTGCGGGAGTTGATCGGCGAGCGGCGCAGGCGGCCCGGCGCGGATTTGATCTCCGGCCTGATCGCCGCCCACGATGAGGAGGGCCGGCTCAGCGAGCAGGAGATGATCTCCACCTGTGTCCTCCTGCTGAACGCCGGACACGAGGCGACCGTCAACACGACGGTCAACGGCTGGTGGGCCCTGTTCCGCAATCCCGAGCAGCTCGCGCGGCTGCGCGCGGACCCGGGAGCGGTGGATCCAGAAAAGTTGTCCACAGCTGTGGATGAACTCATGCGCTTCGACACGCCTCTCCAGATGTTCGAGCGCTGGGTGCTCGACGACATCCTGATCGGGGACACCCCGATCCCCCGGGGCTCCGAAGTCGCACTGTTGTTCGGTTCTGCGAACCGGGATCCGGCACGCTTCGAGAACCCGGACGTGCTGGACCTCTCACGCGGCGACAACCCGCACCTGACCTTCGGCGCCGGGATCCACTACTGCCTGGGGGCGCCCCTGGCCCGGCTGGAGCTCGCGGCTTCCTTCGGCGCCCTGCTCGACCCGGCGCTCCCACCGCTGCGCCTGGTCAGGGAACCGCAGTGGGGGGACGGCTACGTCATCCGGGGCCTGCGCGAACTGATCGTGGAGTTCTAG
- a CDS encoding response regulator, translating into MTIRVLIVDDQMMVREGFSVLLNAMEGIEVVGEAVDGRQAIAQVAALRPDVVLMDIRMPEMNGLEATRKIVAADADAKVLVLTTFDLDEYVYQALRAGASGFLLKDASARQLADGVRVVAAGEALLAPSVTKRLIVEFSKLAQAPRAADPAGVPELTERETEVLVLIAQGLSNGEIADRLLVAESTIKTHVSRILVKLGLRDRTQAAVFAYETRLVTPT; encoded by the coding sequence ATGACGATCAGGGTGCTGATCGTCGACGACCAGATGATGGTCCGCGAGGGCTTCTCCGTCCTGCTGAACGCGATGGAGGGCATCGAGGTCGTCGGCGAGGCCGTCGACGGCCGGCAGGCCATCGCGCAGGTGGCGGCCTTGCGGCCTGACGTGGTGTTGATGGACATCCGGATGCCGGAGATGAACGGCCTGGAGGCGACACGGAAGATCGTGGCGGCCGACGCGGACGCGAAGGTGCTGGTCCTGACGACCTTCGACCTCGACGAGTACGTGTACCAGGCGCTGCGGGCGGGGGCTTCGGGGTTCCTGTTGAAGGACGCGTCGGCCCGTCAGCTGGCGGACGGAGTACGGGTGGTGGCGGCCGGGGAGGCACTGTTGGCCCCTTCGGTGACGAAGCGGCTGATCGTGGAGTTCTCGAAGCTGGCGCAGGCTCCTCGGGCCGCCGATCCGGCGGGGGTGCCAGAGCTGACGGAGCGGGAGACGGAGGTGCTGGTGCTGATCGCGCAGGGCCTGTCCAACGGGGAGATAGCGGACCGGCTGCTGGTCGCGGAGTCCACGATCAAGACGCACGTGAGCCGGATCCTGGTGAAACTGGGCCTGCGGGACCGGACGCAGGCGGCGGTGTTCGCCTACGAGACCCGGCTGGTGACGCCGACTTAG
- a CDS encoding sensor histidine kinase — protein MTQTTTGATPRPPELRLASGLMQSLRDDMFTDAFAYRPLAPMRTDGPIVRRLPARIRTRMAYLPHAVVVVTAFFVVMLAGASGPGGMSPVSLTVAGLVAAAPVLMTLVRPLGAFWAALAATVVLSVLQDRIFTWPWSPGTFVSYLAVMVFVALRTRPRVAGWMWVVTVAFGTAVQILFGAERAGSIGPMASASAVALLLVTVRNTRREARQEVTAVLEVTAFERDRRTLLEERTTIARELHDVVAHHMSVVAIQAEAAPYRVKNPPPELEAAFVTIRENAVAALTELRRVLGVVRSADYEAPDAPQPTLAALDGLLANVREAGLSVEKTVTGAVRELPQGVELSAYRIIQEALSNSLRHAPGSLAEVEVSYVLGGLGIRVVNGPAVGDVPPSPGAGHGITGMRERVAMLEGEMTAGESPSGGYEVAVFIPVRSRPQSEEDPV, from the coding sequence ATGACCCAGACGACCACCGGGGCCACTCCCCGTCCGCCCGAACTGAGGCTGGCTTCAGGCTTGATGCAGAGCCTGCGTGACGACATGTTCACGGATGCCTTCGCCTATCGGCCGCTCGCCCCGATGCGAACGGACGGACCGATCGTCCGCCGCCTCCCGGCGCGGATACGGACGCGGATGGCCTATCTGCCACACGCGGTGGTGGTGGTGACGGCCTTCTTCGTGGTCATGCTGGCGGGTGCCAGCGGGCCGGGCGGTATGTCGCCGGTCTCGCTCACCGTGGCGGGGCTGGTGGCCGCGGCGCCGGTGCTGATGACCCTGGTGCGGCCCCTGGGGGCCTTCTGGGCGGCGCTGGCGGCCACGGTCGTGCTCTCGGTACTGCAGGACCGGATCTTCACCTGGCCCTGGTCTCCGGGCACCTTCGTCTCCTACCTCGCCGTGATGGTCTTCGTCGCGCTGCGGACCAGGCCCCGGGTGGCCGGCTGGATGTGGGTCGTCACCGTGGCGTTCGGGACTGCCGTGCAGATCCTGTTCGGTGCGGAGCGTGCGGGCAGCATCGGGCCGATGGCCTCCGCCTCGGCGGTGGCGCTGCTGCTGGTGACGGTGCGCAACACCCGCCGGGAGGCCCGGCAGGAGGTCACGGCGGTGCTGGAGGTGACGGCCTTCGAGCGGGACCGGCGGACGTTGCTGGAGGAGCGGACGACCATCGCGCGGGAGCTGCACGACGTGGTCGCGCACCACATGTCGGTGGTGGCGATCCAGGCGGAGGCGGCTCCGTACCGGGTGAAGAATCCGCCGCCGGAGCTGGAGGCCGCGTTCGTCACCATCCGGGAGAACGCGGTGGCGGCCCTCACGGAGCTGCGCCGGGTGCTGGGGGTGGTGCGGTCCGCGGACTACGAGGCCCCCGACGCCCCGCAGCCGACGCTGGCCGCGCTGGACGGGCTGCTCGCCAATGTGCGGGAGGCCGGGCTGAGCGTGGAGAAGACCGTCACGGGTGCGGTGCGCGAGCTGCCGCAGGGAGTGGAGCTGTCGGCGTACCGGATCATCCAGGAGGCCCTGAGCAACAGCCTGCGGCACGCGCCGGGATCGTTGGCGGAGGTCGAGGTGTCGTACGTGCTGGGTGGTCTGGGGATACGGGTCGTCAACGGCCCGGCCGTCGGGGACGTGCCGCCTTCGCCGGGGGCCGGGCACGGGATCACCGGAATGCGGGAGCGGGTGGCCATGCTGGAAGGGGAGATGACGGCCGGGGAGAGCCCTTCGGGCGGGTACGAGGTGGCGGTGTTCATACCGGTACGCAGCCGACCGCAGTCGGAGGAGGACCCGGTATGA
- a CDS encoding response regulator transcription factor, protein MSTPIKVMIADDQMMVRQGFTVLLNAQPDIEVVGQAVDGADAVAKVAELGPDVVLMDIRMPGMGGIEATSVITGVPESRVKVLVLTTFDLDEYVYEALRAGASGFLLKDASADQLAEAVRVVAAGEALLSPNITKRLITEFSRLGAPRAPSRARIDELTERETEVLSLIAQGLSNAEIAGHLTVAEQTVKTHVSRILVKLGLRDRTQAAVFAYETGLVRPAGY, encoded by the coding sequence ATGAGCACTCCGATCAAGGTGATGATCGCCGACGACCAGATGATGGTCCGGCAGGGCTTCACCGTCCTCCTGAACGCGCAGCCCGACATAGAGGTGGTCGGGCAGGCCGTGGACGGCGCCGACGCGGTGGCGAAGGTCGCCGAACTCGGGCCGGACGTGGTGCTGATGGACATCCGCATGCCCGGCATGGGCGGCATCGAGGCCACCTCGGTCATCACCGGTGTGCCGGAGTCGAGGGTGAAGGTGCTGGTGCTGACCACCTTCGACCTCGACGAGTACGTGTACGAGGCGCTGCGGGCGGGCGCCTCCGGCTTCCTGCTGAAGGACGCCTCGGCGGACCAGCTCGCCGAGGCGGTGCGGGTGGTGGCCGCCGGCGAGGCCCTGCTGTCGCCGAACATCACGAAGCGACTGATCACCGAGTTCTCCCGGCTGGGGGCGCCGCGGGCGCCGTCCCGGGCCCGGATCGACGAGCTGACGGAACGGGAGACGGAGGTGCTGTCGCTGATCGCCCAGGGGCTGTCCAACGCGGAGATCGCCGGACATCTGACCGTGGCCGAGCAGACGGTGAAGACCCACGTGAGCCGGATCCTGGTGAAGCTGGGTCTGCGCGACCGGACGCAGGCCGCGGTGTTCGCGTACGAGACGGGTCTGGTCCGTCCGGCGGGCTACTGA
- a CDS encoding sensor histidine kinase produces the protein MTEQRASGADTALLAKGRVVSELLTLRRDPLPRMSRPRWLARLPHAVVLYAAVLFCFLTNEQLSHYHVTGGPSLVLALLSGVPIAVALSRPIAAWWLGLLAAGLIAWTIHSHVGQGQSWPWMPAGFFALAPLILLAALRVPPRATVAVVTVPVGLSAVAELLFKPNHSTTSFFTSSLVFGIVGLLGYSLRAVRLARGQLVVQETLTEEERARRTLLEERSRIARELHDVVAHHMSVISIQAQVAPHLVENPSEELKENLAGIRENALEALTELRRVLGVLRSEQPGDPAAPQHPQPTLAELDGLVDNVRGAGLDVITEVAGIRRPLAPGVELTAYRIVQEALSNCLRHAPGSRVEVGIAYGPRELHLCVANSAPSRVAPPSVGAGHGLLGMRERAGMLGGELAAGPRPGGGYEVSAVLPMDPPGGSSETKKDA, from the coding sequence GTGACCGAACAACGCGCATCCGGGGCGGATACCGCCCTCCTCGCCAAGGGCCGTGTGGTCAGCGAGCTGTTGACCCTGCGGCGGGATCCGCTCCCCCGGATGTCCAGGCCCCGGTGGCTGGCCCGGCTGCCGCACGCGGTGGTGCTCTACGCGGCCGTGCTCTTCTGCTTCCTCACCAACGAGCAGCTGTCGCACTACCACGTCACCGGCGGGCCCTCGCTGGTGCTGGCCCTCCTGTCCGGGGTGCCCATCGCGGTGGCGCTGTCGCGCCCGATCGCCGCCTGGTGGCTGGGTCTGCTCGCGGCCGGCCTGATCGCCTGGACGATCCACTCCCACGTGGGGCAGGGCCAGTCCTGGCCGTGGATGCCCGCCGGATTCTTCGCCCTCGCCCCGCTGATCCTGCTGGCCGCCCTGCGCGTGCCGCCGCGGGCCACCGTCGCGGTCGTCACCGTCCCCGTCGGCCTCTCGGCGGTGGCCGAGCTGCTCTTCAAGCCGAATCACAGCACCACCAGTTTCTTCACGTCCAGCCTGGTCTTCGGCATCGTGGGGCTCCTGGGTTACTCCCTGCGCGCGGTGCGGCTCGCCCGGGGACAACTCGTCGTCCAGGAGACCCTGACCGAGGAGGAACGGGCCAGGCGGACCCTGCTGGAGGAGCGCAGCAGGATCGCCCGTGAGCTGCACGACGTGGTGGCCCATCACATGTCGGTGATCTCCATCCAGGCCCAGGTCGCCCCGCACCTGGTGGAGAACCCGTCCGAGGAACTGAAGGAGAACCTCGCCGGAATCCGGGAGAACGCCCTGGAGGCCCTGACGGAGCTGCGCCGGGTCCTGGGGGTGCTGCGGTCCGAGCAGCCCGGTGATCCTGCGGCGCCGCAGCATCCGCAGCCCACCCTCGCGGAGCTGGACGGCCTCGTGGACAACGTGCGGGGGGCCGGGCTGGACGTCATCACCGAGGTGGCGGGGATACGGCGGCCGCTGGCTCCGGGAGTCGAGCTGACCGCGTACCGGATCGTCCAGGAGGCGCTGAGCAACTGTCTGCGGCACGCGCCGGGTTCGCGGGTCGAGGTCGGCATCGCCTACGGGCCGCGCGAACTGCACCTGTGCGTCGCGAACTCGGCGCCCTCCCGGGTCGCCCCGCCGTCCGTCGGCGCCGGGCACGGGCTGCTCGGCATGCGGGAGCGGGCGGGCATGCTGGGGGGCGAGCTGGCCGCCGGGCCGCGTCCCGGTGGCGGGTACGAGGTGAGCGCGGTCCTGCCCATGGACCCGCCGGGCGGCTCCTCCGAGACGAAGAAGGACGCATGA
- a CDS encoding acyltransferase → MRELRTRWSALADRVDSATPAHRDRSVDALRAFAILGVVLGHWLVTALTVTDGGLHGASPLAAMPWLAPVSWVFQTLAVFFLVGGHVAAQGHASAKARGVSYGAWVRQRLGRLFRPVAAVVTLWAVVAGGLLLGGAAPETLRTLLRLVWSPLWFLLVFAALTAATPLVARIGPLWPLAVVAGVDVWRFGFGGPEWIGWVNVAAGWLVPYTLGAAWSRGAFSRRRQSLLLLVGGGAATAALVLWGGYPASMVGVPGAAVSNLNPPTLAAVTFGLAQCGLALLVRGPLARVMRRPRTWAKVALLNLSAMTVFLWHQTAMMSVTAVGLLFSTELPGLHTAPGSLGWIFARLLWLPVFAAALTICWSAFRIHEQPRAARTARTAAISAATAGPGAPGGPVRGGRPCLG, encoded by the coding sequence ATGCGTGAGCTCCGCACCCGCTGGTCCGCCCTCGCGGACCGCGTCGACAGCGCGACCCCGGCCCACCGGGACCGGTCCGTGGACGCTCTGCGGGCCTTCGCGATCCTCGGGGTGGTACTGGGCCACTGGCTGGTCACCGCCCTGACCGTCACCGACGGCGGCCTGCACGGCGCGAGTCCGCTCGCCGCCATGCCCTGGCTGGCCCCGGTTTCCTGGGTGTTCCAGACCCTGGCCGTGTTCTTCCTGGTCGGCGGTCATGTCGCCGCCCAGGGCCACGCCTCGGCGAAGGCGCGCGGAGTCTCGTACGGCGCCTGGGTCCGCCAGCGCCTCGGGCGGCTGTTCCGGCCGGTGGCCGCGGTGGTGACGCTGTGGGCCGTCGTGGCGGGCGGGCTGCTGCTGGGCGGCGCCGCGCCGGAGACCTTGCGGACGCTGCTCAGGCTGGTGTGGTCGCCCCTGTGGTTCCTGCTGGTGTTCGCCGCGCTCACCGCGGCCACCCCGCTCGTCGCCCGGATCGGTCCGCTGTGGCCACTGGCCGTGGTGGCCGGGGTGGACGTGTGGCGGTTCGGCTTCGGCGGGCCGGAGTGGATCGGCTGGGTCAATGTCGCCGCGGGCTGGCTCGTCCCCTACACCCTGGGCGCGGCCTGGTCCCGGGGCGCTTTCTCCCGGCGCCGGCAGTCCCTGCTCCTGCTGGTCGGCGGCGGGGCCGCCACCGCCGCGCTGGTTCTCTGGGGCGGGTACCCGGCCTCCATGGTGGGGGTCCCGGGGGCTGCCGTCTCCAACCTGAACCCGCCGACGCTGGCCGCCGTCACCTTCGGCCTGGCCCAGTGCGGGCTGGCCCTGCTGGTGCGCGGACCGCTGGCCCGGGTCATGAGGCGGCCCCGTACCTGGGCGAAGGTGGCCCTGCTGAACCTGTCCGCGATGACCGTCTTCCTGTGGCACCAGACCGCGATGATGTCCGTGACCGCCGTCGGGCTGCTGTTCTCCACCGAACTGCCGGGACTGCACACCGCGCCCGGCTCGCTCGGCTGGATCTTCGCGCGGCTGCTGTGGCTGCCGGTGTTCGCGGCCGCCCTGACCATCTGCTGGTCCGCCTTCCGGATTCACGAGCAGCCTCGGGCCGCCCGCACCGCGCGCACTGCCGCGATCTCCGCGGCAACCGCGGGTCCCGGTGCCCCGGGCGGCCCGGTTCGAGGAGGCCGGCCGTGTTTAGGGTGA
- a CDS encoding alpha/beta hydrolase — protein MTMGSRIRRTLLAGLVAAAVVVPVSAAASPRIPAPVPASFAPSATIQSRYTTNLAALGEASRMARDAGRTGRAEKLRTMATAAPGQKGGAQFLTFDGRGQGRAIEVLGDLGTADRIAVLVPGSDTSLDTYQRFRDGARSLQQRLQREHPRSAVVAWLGYDTPETVSTTVLTAARAEEAAAELGPFLNRLGEMTGADARISLLCHSYGSVVCARTGTGPRVSDVVLYGSPGTGLPSAGRMPTGARVWAGRGSEDWIGGVPHIRFAGLGFGTDPVDPAFGARLFAAGSAGHSDYLKPGTESLDSLARIVIGPAAGPGGLTGPVASPIRQEASHA, from the coding sequence ATGACCATGGGCAGCCGCATCCGCCGCACTCTGCTGGCCGGCCTCGTCGCCGCGGCCGTCGTGGTCCCCGTGTCCGCGGCGGCCTCGCCGAGGATTCCCGCGCCCGTCCCGGCGTCCTTCGCCCCGTCCGCGACGATACAGAGCCGCTACACGACGAACCTCGCCGCGTTGGGCGAGGCCTCGCGCATGGCTCGGGACGCGGGGCGGACCGGCCGCGCCGAGAAGCTGCGGACGATGGCGACCGCCGCCCCAGGGCAGAAGGGCGGGGCGCAGTTCCTGACCTTCGACGGCCGGGGGCAGGGGCGTGCCATTGAGGTGCTGGGCGATCTGGGCACCGCCGACCGGATCGCCGTCCTGGTGCCCGGCTCGGACACCTCGCTGGACACCTATCAGCGCTTCCGCGACGGTGCCCGCTCCCTCCAGCAGCGGCTCCAGCGGGAGCATCCCCGCTCCGCGGTGGTCGCGTGGCTCGGGTACGACACCCCGGAAACGGTCAGCACCACGGTCCTGACGGCCGCCCGCGCCGAGGAGGCGGCCGCCGAACTGGGACCGTTCCTGAACCGGTTGGGGGAGATGACCGGCGCCGACGCCCGGATCTCACTGCTCTGCCACTCCTACGGCTCGGTGGTCTGCGCCCGGACCGGCACCGGACCCCGCGTGAGCGATGTCGTCCTCTACGGGAGTCCCGGCACGGGGCTCCCGTCCGCCGGGCGGATGCCGACCGGAGCGCGGGTGTGGGCCGGCCGGGGCAGCGAGGACTGGATCGGCGGGGTTCCCCATATCCGCTTCGCCGGTCTCGGTTTCGGTACCGACCCGGTGGACCCGGCCTTCGGTGCACGGCTCTTCGCGGCGGGCTCCGCCGGACACAGCGACTACCTCAAGCCCGGCACGGAGTCCCTGGACAGCCTGGCCCGCATCGTCATCGGCCCGGCCGCCGGGCCCGGTGGTCTCACCGGCCCCGTCGCCTCACCCATCCGCCAGGAGGCCTCACATGCGTGA
- a CDS encoding HIT family protein: protein MNKNDWRRDRIGSAHRGENPTVLRRLDSGFAVIGDRQFLPGYSVLLTDDPAVTRLSELPRSRRISYLTDLERLAEAVERACARLDPAFRRVNIEILGNTDPYLHAHIWPRYEWEPADLVGMPVWLYEDEECWRGERHALAPRHDGLRTAITGELETLLG from the coding sequence ATGAACAAGAACGACTGGAGACGCGACCGCATCGGCAGCGCGCACCGGGGTGAGAACCCCACCGTCCTGCGCCGCCTCGACTCGGGGTTCGCGGTCATCGGGGACCGCCAGTTCCTGCCCGGCTACTCGGTCCTGCTGACCGACGACCCGGCCGTGACCCGCCTCTCCGAGCTGCCACGGTCCCGCCGCATCTCCTACCTCACCGACCTGGAGCGCCTCGCCGAGGCCGTCGAACGCGCCTGCGCCCGCCTCGACCCGGCCTTCCGCCGCGTGAACATCGAGATCCTGGGCAACACCGACCCCTACCTCCACGCCCACATCTGGCCCCGCTACGAATGGGAGCCCGCCGACCTCGTCGGGATGCCGGTCTGGCTCTACGAGGACGAGGAGTGCTGGCGCGGCGAGCGCCACGCCCTGGCGCCCCGGCACGACGGGCTGCGCACCGCCATCACCGGGGAGCTGGAGACCCTCCTCGGCTAG
- a CDS encoding LysE family translocator: MLTQLAAATGVLALLTLVPGPDMAIVTRRAVSRGRADGLRTVGGIAAGLLLWGALTVAGLAALLAASAEVYLGVKLAGAAYLCFLGIQSLRRPGGGPEGGSPGGPDGAGSGAGGGSGSAWRTGLVSNALNPKIAVFYTGLLPTLAPHGLRPAAGMALLVLVHVLLTLLWLGTYVYVLSHARRFFTRPRVRRTMDRVTGVVLIGFGVRVATSAT; encoded by the coding sequence GTGCTCACGCAACTCGCCGCGGCTACCGGCGTCTTGGCCCTGCTCACCCTCGTCCCCGGCCCCGACATGGCCATCGTCACCCGGCGGGCCGTCTCACGGGGGCGGGCCGACGGGCTGCGCACCGTCGGCGGGATCGCCGCCGGGCTGCTGCTCTGGGGCGCCCTGACCGTGGCCGGTCTCGCCGCGCTGCTCGCCGCCTCGGCCGAGGTCTACCTGGGGGTCAAGCTCGCGGGCGCGGCATACCTGTGCTTCCTCGGCATCCAGTCCCTGCGCCGCCCGGGGGGCGGCCCGGAGGGCGGCTCCCCGGGCGGCCCCGACGGGGCCGGGAGCGGTGCCGGCGGCGGGAGCGGGAGCGCCTGGCGGACCGGTCTGGTCAGCAACGCCCTCAATCCGAAGATCGCCGTGTTCTACACCGGGCTGCTGCCCACCCTCGCGCCGCACGGCCTGCGGCCGGCGGCGGGGATGGCGCTCCTCGTCCTGGTCCACGTGCTGCTGACCCTGCTCTGGCTGGGCACCTACGTCTACGTCCTCTCGCACGCCCGGCGGTTCTTCACGCGCCCGCGCGTCCGGCGGACGATGGACCGGGTGACGGGGGTCGTGCTGATCGGCTTCGGGGTGCGCGTGGCGACGTCGGCGACGTAG
- a CDS encoding nuclear transport factor 2 family protein has product MEPLKVVARLWERIEARDWDGMAALIAEDAVIEWPVSGERIVGRANFVAVLRDEGEDSADDESSLGAVEVLRILADGDLVVTEVEIPEEHVVYRAVSLWTVRDGEIVGAREYWTSPGQDPAPRWRAVYVEPLVAD; this is encoded by the coding sequence ATGGAGCCGTTGAAGGTAGTGGCACGACTGTGGGAGCGGATCGAGGCACGCGACTGGGACGGCATGGCCGCGCTCATCGCCGAGGACGCGGTCATCGAGTGGCCGGTCAGCGGCGAGCGCATCGTCGGCAGGGCCAACTTCGTCGCCGTGCTCCGCGACGAGGGGGAGGACTCCGCAGACGACGAGAGCTCCCTCGGCGCGGTCGAGGTGCTGCGCATCCTCGCGGACGGGGACCTCGTCGTCACCGAGGTGGAGATACCCGAGGAGCACGTCGTCTACCGGGCCGTGTCGCTGTGGACCGTGCGCGACGGGGAGATCGTCGGCGCGAGGGAGTACTGGACCAGCCCTGGACAAGACCCTGCGCCCCGCTGGAGGGCCGTTTACGTCGAACCGCTGGTGGCAGACTGA